Proteins from one Octopus sinensis unplaced genomic scaffold, ASM634580v1 Contig14403, whole genome shotgun sequence genomic window:
- the LOC115230074 gene encoding tigger transposable element-derived protein 6-like, protein MAIPKRPLHAACSRRRSVLNKERNRLKKSSRMSSDIILSFMKLTKTAQRTRLTDEHLSSLIKVGTTQIAQPDSKILNSTLTLYGRSKNWSHPISRQGPSFYYQRVGYYGRIVTNNTIEFKASRGWLEKFKLRNGIKLRKFHGDSGSVNHDEKSITDFNETMSLKIEQYGLDNVYNADETGVFYKAIPSKSVCTKSRPGIKLSKDRFSLLLCANCSGSDKRRPVMIGRFKSPRCFKNFNIGKYVTYTHSNKAWMNREIFNKWLSDFDCELAKKKRKILLVIDQCPSHQIIVTLNSIEILFLPSRTSSLLQPMDQGIIKCFKAEFTNLKINDIIEKVEAGENCQNAINGITLKTAAILTFFAWNKVTPTTIKNCFRHAQWIKCETITINSESKN, encoded by the exons ATGGCTATACCTAAACGTCCACTTCACGCTGCTTGTAGCCGAAGAAGATCCGTCCTgaacaaggagagaaatcgcCTCAAGAAGTCAAGCCGAATGTCTTCCGAcataattttatcatttatgAAATTGACAAAAACTGCTCAAAGAACAAGACTAACTGATGAACATTTATCCTCTTTAATAAAAGTCGGAACTACACAAATAGCTCAGCCTGACTCAAAAATT CTAAATTCAACATTGACACTCTACGGGAGGAGTAAGAACTGGAGTCATCCAATTAGTCGGCAAGGTCCCTCCTTTTATTATCAAAGAGTTGGTTACTACGGCAGAATAGTTACTAACAATACGATAG AATTTAAAGCAAGTCGTGGGTGGCTAGAAAAGTTTAAATTACGAAATGGTATCAAGTTAAGAAAATTTCACGGAGACAGTGGATCAGTAAATCATGATGAAAAATCTATTactgattttaatgaaacaatgaGTTTAAAAATTGAACAATATGGATTGGACAATGTTTATAATGCAGATGAAACTGGTGTTTTTTACAAGGCGATTCCTTCCAAAAGTGTGTGCACTAAATCACGGCCTGGAATAAAGTTGTCGAAGGATCGATTTTCGTTACTATTATGTGCAAATTGTTCTGGTTCCGATAAAAGAAGGCCTGTAATGATAGGAAGATTCAAAAGTCCAAggtgttttaaaaatttcaacattggaaaatatgttaccTACACCCATTCCAATAAGGCATGGATGAACCGTGAAATTTTTAACAAGTGGCTCAGTGATTTTGATTGTGaacttgcgaagaaaaaaagaaaaattctacttgTAATAGATCAATGTCCATCTCATCAAATTATTGTCACGTTAAACTCaattgaaattctttttttgCCTTCTAGAACATCTTCGCTCTTACAACCAATGGATCAAGGAATTATAAAATGCTTTAAAGCCGAATTtaccaatttgaaaataaatgatataatcgAAAAGGTTGAGGCAGGGGAAAATTGTCAGAATGCAATTAATGGAATCACCCTTAAAACTGCTGCGATATTAACATTCTTCGCTTGGAATAAAGTTACTCCTACGACCATCAAAAATTGTTTCCGTCATGCACAATGGATAAAATGTGAAACAATCACAATCAACAGTGAATCTAAGAActaa